Proteins found in one Kluyveromyces marxianus DMKU3-1042 DNA, complete genome, chromosome 2 genomic segment:
- the HEM12 gene encoding uroporphyrinogen decarboxylase HEM12: protein MQVQNVDRSKFAPMKNDLILRAALGEKVERPPCWIMRQAGRYLPEYHEVKNGRDFFETCHDAEIASEITIQPVRRYAGLLDAAIIFSDILVIPQAMGMKVEMLEGKGPHFPEPLRTEEQVKEVLNYKVNVLHELDWAFKAITLTRTKLDGQVPLLGFCGAPWTLFVYMTEGGGSRLFRFAKQWLNESPELCHQLLQKITDVAVEFLCQQVVAGCQMLQVFESWGGELGSRDFDEFSLPYLRQIAQRVPPRLKELGITERIPMVVFAKNSWYALDKLCDSGYNVVSLDWSWNPEEAVKINNNRVTLQGNLDPGVIYGTDEIISKRVTEMIHGFGGGKQHYIVNFGHGTHPFMDPEKIKFFLQECHRVGGQ from the coding sequence ATGCAAGTACAAAATGTGGATCGTTCCAAGTTCGCTCCAATGAAGAATGACTTAATTTTAAGAGCAGCATTAGGAGAGAAGGTCGAAAGGCCGCCATGCTGGATTATGAGACAGGCTGGTCGTTACTTGCCTGAATATCATGAGGTTAAAAATGGCCGTGACTTTTTCGAGACTTGTCATGATGCAGAGATTGCTTCGGAAATTACCATCCAACCAGTGAGACGTTATGCCGGTCTTCTTGATGCTGCTATCATCTTTAGCGACATTCTAGTGATCCCACAAGCTATGGGTATGAAGGTTGAGATGCTTGAGGGTAAGGGTCCACACTTCCCAGAGCCATTGAGGACCGAGGAACAAGTTAAAGAGGTGTTGAACTACAAGGTTAACGTTTTGCACGAATTGGATTGGGCTTTCAAGGCCATCACACTAACTCGTACCAAATTGGACGGTCAAGTGCCACTTTTGGGTTTCTGTGGTGCGCCATGGACACTTTTCGTTTATATGACCGAAGGTGGTGGGTCTCGTTTGTTCAGATTTGCCAAACAATGGTTGAATGAGTCTCCAGAATTATGTCACCAATTGTTGCAAAAGATCACCGACGTTGCTGTCGAATTCTTGTGCCAGCAAGTTGTTGCTGGTTGTCAAATGTTGCAGGTGTTTGAGAGTTGGGGTGGTGAGCTAGGATCCCGTGATTTCGACGAGTTCTCTTTGCCATACTTGAGACAAATCGCACAAAGGGTTCCACCAAGATTAAAGGAATTGGGCATCACGGAACGTATTCCAATGGTTGTTTTCGCCAAGAACTCATGGTATGCTTTGGATAAACTATGCGACAGTGGCTACAATGTGGTATCTCTTGACTGGTCCTGGAACCCAGAAGAAGCCGTcaagatcaacaacaaccgTGTTACTCTTCAAGGTAACTTGGACCCAGGTGTTATCTACGGTACTGACGAAATCATCAGCAAGAGAGTTACAGAAATGATCCATGGTTTCGGTGGTGGTAAGCAACACTACATCGTCAACTTTGGTCACGGTACCCATCCATTCATGGACCCTGAAAAGATTAAATTCTTCTTACAAGAGTGTCACAGAGTTGGTGGTCAATAG
- the PFF1 gene encoding Pff1p, whose translation MVSSYLRSTFKFRKTTVSLLFALTVLALALTTFIDANRYKSSLPSDKYSKKLLDTAWHDLEVITEKPHPYTSHFNDEVHDYLLKRVRETTKGNPHVKVWDDYKNRVTKLFKHLDVFNDSSTDTRLVYYESSNVLVKVQGKNPDLPGLLLSAHFDSVPTAYGATDDGKGVVSLLALLQYYSDHQPERTIVFNFNNNEEFGLLGATIFTYHPWFKIVSYVINLEGTGTGSKAVLFRTSDTGTASVYGNSVKNLPYGNSMYQQGFYSRFVSSETDYKIYELNGLRGWDIAFYKPRDLYHTGKDTVLYTSKDALWHMLSTAWQLSKYMASDDANTSQDILDDEGKQTPAVYFDVLTNYFFVVSAKQLYFWNIVLLLIVPITLLLLRFVCSKLQVWNMPESSLFTRLPVSVTLSGLTVLFSKKLLSQLNSAIWSRNFIIPLLFFVSEFIVINAIVLNFFEHLWPLQDFKTLSLLEITALLWLVLIKITWDLDNSDFKNTGVYPFTIVYVLVSLGAMFGLLSMCFNTKAFDDNDDQNESEPEQVNRTLLSADSDSQAQSLEEPSNIEATENSPLIRTPMSSGQPTPTASIRKVPGAVHYLRSTLNYDWSIQYLLVVPFSVFILWQSLYLLLDALAMTVQESNKAVQSVFTFATYGAIVVSVPLLPFVAKLNRYIVLILTFTILITASYSILMDPFTETSPLKLRFVQRLDLSSSSGVSQKVEVYGRSGANLANALESLPSRPTVQCEAIDPKMEKCSYEGIWPNFGIPMKVDVLKNTRNDKEHLEYEPYFANVRISVQDNRNCAVRFNSTAVKLLKQVEFKIGNNTESYSYKSDEGIDSLLLHKLDFSAPYYDLQLKWIPRYADEENVDTLGVSIDCYWGEFDEMVKDGQVLEKVPAYSEALQYLPKNMILSNRESGIVTIHKYLEL comes from the coding sequence ATGGTTTCCAGCTATTTGAGGTCAACATTCAAGTTTAGAAAGACTACTGTAAGTCTATTGTTTGCACTGACAGTGCTAGCGCTCGCTCTAACTACCTTTATCGATGCTAATAGATACAAGAGCAGCTTACCCAGTGATAAGTATTCCAAGAAACTTTTGGATACTGCTTGGCATGATTTAGAGGTCATTACAGAGAAACCCCATCCATACACTTCGCATTTCAACGATGAAGTGCATGACTATTTACTCAAGAGAGTGAGAGAAACGACTAAGGGGAACCCCCATGTAAAGGTTTGGGATGACTATAAAAATAGGGTAACGAAACTTTTCAAGCACCTCGACGTTTTCAACGACTCTTCAACCGATACAAGACTCGTGTATTATGAATCTTCTAATGTGCTAGTTAAGGTCCAGGGTAAAAATCCAGACTTGCCGGGCCTATTGCTATCTGCCCACTTCGACTCTGTCCCAACTGCGTATGGTGCTACTGATGATGGTAAAGGTGTGGTTTCATTACTTGCGTTGTTGCAATATTACTCCGATCATCAACCAGAACGTACGATAgtcttcaatttcaacaatAATGAAGAGTTCGGATTACTAGGAGCTACCATATTCACTTACCATCCTTGGTTTAAGATTGTGTCTTACGTTATAAATTTGGAAGGCACTGGTACCGGATCCAAGGCAGTTTTGTTCAGAACTTCTGACACAGGCACTGCATCTGTATATGGGAACTCTGTCAAAAATCTACCTTATGGTAATTCTATGTACCAACAAGGTTTCTATAGCAGATTTGTTTCCAGTGAGACCGAttacaaaatatatgaatTGAATGGTCTTCGAGGTTGGGATATTGCGTTCTATAAGCCAAGAGATTTGTACCATACGGGTAAAGATACAGTTTTGTATACCAGTAAAGATGCTTTGTGGCATATGTTGAGTACGGCTTGGCAGTTATCGAAGTACATGGCATCAGATGACGCTAACACATCACAGGATAttcttgatgatgaggGAAAGCAAACTCCGGCTGTTTATTTCGATGTACTCACCAATTACTTCTTCGTCGTTTCTGCTAAACAATTATACTTTTGGAATATAGTTCTTCTGTTAATTGTGCCAATCACTTTACTACTTTTGAGGTTTGTTTGTAGCAAACTTCAAGTCTGGAATATGCCAGAATCATCGCTTTTCACAAGACTACCTGTGTCAGTAACCCTTTCAGGTCTGACTGTTTTATTCAGCAAAAAGTTGTTGTCTCAATTGAACTCAGCAATATGGTCCAGAAACTTTATAATACCTTtactcttttttgtttctgagTTCATCGTCATTAATGCAATcgttttgaatttctttgaaCACTTGTGGCCTCTACAAGACTTTAAAACCCTTTCTTTACTAGAAATTACTGCATTGTTATGGTTGGTTTTAATTAAAATTACATGGGATTTAGACAATTCGGACTTCAAGAATACTGGTGTTTATCCCTTTACTATTGTTTATGTTCTAGTATCTCTTGGTGCAATGTTTGGTTTACTGTCAATGTGTTTCAACACAAAGGCAtttgatgataatgatgatcAAAACGAGAGTGAGCCAGAACAAGTTAACAGGACACTTTTATCAGCTGATAGCGATAGCCAAGCTCAAAGCTTAGAAGAGCCTTCGAACATTGAAGCAACTGAAAACTCACCCCTTATTCGTACACCTATGTCTTCAGGACAACCAACACCTACTGCGTCAATTAGAAAAGTACCAGGTGCTGTTCATTACCTAAGATCTACTTTGAACTATGACTGGTCTATCCAATACTTACTGGTAGTCCCCTTCTCGGTTTTCATACTTTGGCAAAGTCTCTACCTCTTGCTAGATGCACTAGCAATGACGGTTCAAGAATCCAACAAAGCTGTTCAATCGGTTTTCACATTTGCAACATACGGTGctattgttgtttctgTACCACTATTACCATTTGTTGCCAAGTTAAACAGATATATCGTATTGATATTGACCTTCACAATACTCATCACAGCCTCTTATAGTATCCTGATGGACCCATTCACAGAAACATCCCCATTGAAGCTGAGATTTGTGCAAAGGCTTGATTTgtcctcatcttctggaGTTTCTCAAAAGGTTGAAGTTTATGGAAGAAGTGGTGCAAACCTTGCAAACGCATTAGAGTCGTTACCATCTCGCCCTACTGTTCAATGTGAGGCAATTGATCCAAAAATGGAGAAGTGTTCCTATGAAGGAATCTGGCCAAACTTTGGTATTCCAATGAAGgttgatgttttgaagaacacACGTAATGATAAAGAACACTTGGAATACGAACCATACTTTGCCAATGTACGTATCAGTGTCCAAGATAACAGAAACTGTGCTGTAAGATTCAACAGCACTGCTGTTAAGCTATTAAAACAAGTCGAATTTAAGATAGGCAATAACACGGAATCATACTCATACAAGAGCGACGAAGGTATCGACTCTTTACTACTACACAAGTTGGACTTTAGCGCACCTTATTATGATCTTCAACTAAAATGGATTCCTCGTTATGCTGATGAAGAGAATGTAGATACACTTGGTGTTTCGATTGATTGCTATTGGGGTGAATTCGATGAAATGGTAAAAGATGGCCAAGTTCTTGAGAAAGTTCCTGCCTACAGCGAAGCGTTACAATACTTACCAAAGAATATGATATTGTCTAATAGAGAAAGCGGTATTGTCACTATCCATAAGTATCTCGAACTATAG
- the DSE4 gene encoding endo-1,3(4)-beta-glucanase: protein MLAQVWLLSLGYVLTTFLSAVGVAAQGSVTKTLEPANIDGLDPMAQETEVVYVQPSATTFTVGEVFLANATSSFESDVESATATAPASGRPSRVSAPSNSPLSLASPTMYVNTTCASSSSSSVDVEATISSVFAVTTLLTKSKSTSTSMIFSTTKTLAPSVTAGTTVTTIQTKPQPLVTQAMVSSQQSVTVTWATLVSDVVVAPTGLTSTQVNSMTTFVVTSLVTSPHASAKSSPSANPTAAVYRNSTTTSIDSTDIASSNRYNSTLSLLNSSFFTEVTVVSTTQVPTVVPTNSATLVDLFVPVATSEPNSVFQRVQNPLNLASGVDNGNTPYETNKFYTNLIVGSQESGAFVYPYVIFKNTNGIGIQHTKASQQVVSSTSLVNPLGISSFIVTSAEFASGSSSMNFKVTNMFHSSCDVQMVSSNDASDYIESPLVQGMGFVSSIFHGKLTPQLQSSVGFSTLSQETSENLATGILKYRVTLLNGVDWLVYVTLPSSLASNQVSLAINNGDIQFTLNNGNAYGDGMIIQIAEAPNDSASETYYDSAAGMYLKSMDLSGTSDGNTANFKFSYETEGTSASGATVIFTLPHHSKSLTSNMQQANTGIEIASTTKGNMTGFLTTELEFETQLNANVNWLPWSEQKGSNALTYTSDQLQLLAQVANDELQVNIKQSIQGLNTYYLGKVLDKYAFILLTVSDIIKDSTVAKQTLELMKEAFAVVAANQQLYPLDYDTKYGGIISSGDLASTSTQYDFGNTYYNDHHFHYGYIIHAAAVIGHVDQQYGSGDWASENKDIVEALIRDVANPSLLDTYFPQFRSFDWFNGHSWAAGLYENGNGKNEESSSEDYHFAYGMKLWGEVTNNESMNRLGSLMLNILRDSMQDYFLYTDDNTVEPSLIVANKVSGILFDNIIDYTTYFGTNTEYIHGIHMLPLTPASGLIRSTEFVQQEWNEKLASIIDSLQSGWAGILRLNQALFDPKSSYDFFSQSNFDSTTYLDNGMSRTWALAYAGGLQS, encoded by the coding sequence ATGCTCGCACAGGTTTGGTTATTATCTTTAGGCTATGTTCTTACGACATTTTTAAGCGCCGTTGGCGTTGCCGCCCAAGGTTCGGTCACTAAGACTTTGGAGCCGGCCAACATTGATGGGTTAGACCCAATGGCACAGGAAACAGAGGTTGTTTATGTGCAACCTAGTGCCACCACGTTTACCGTTGGCGAAGTTTTCCTCGCTAACGCTACTTCCTCCTTTGAATCTGATGTTGAAtctgctactgctactgctCCTGCTTCTGGTAGACCTTCGCGTGTATCAGCACCTTCTAACAGTCCTCTGTCACTAGCCAGCCCAACCATGTATGTTAATACTACTtgcgcttcttcttcttcgtcatctgttgatgttgaagCTACTATTAGTTCTGTTTTCGCTGTTACTACGCTGCTGACAAAGTCCAAAAGTACATCCACTTCTATGATCTTTTCTACTACCAAGACTTTGGCTCCATCTGTGACAGCAGGTACAACGGTTACTACTATCCAAACGAAACCACAACCTCTAGTTACACAGGCAATGGTTTCATCTCAACAATCGGTTACCGTCACTTGGGCTACCCTAGTTTCTGATGTCGTCGTTGCCCCAACTGGTCTGACTTCAACTCAAGTAAACTCAATGACAACTTTTGTTGTCACTTCTTTGGTTACTTCTCCTCACGCAAGTGCCAAATCATCCCCTAGTGCAAACCctactgctgctgtgtACAGAAATTCCACCACCACTAGCATCGATAGTACTGATATTGCATCTTCTAACCGCTACAACTCCACGTTGTCATTGCTAAATTCAAGTTTCTTCACCGAAGTTACAGTGGTTTCCACTACCCAGGTCCCAACTGTTGTACCAACCAACTCAGCTACTCTGGTTGACCTTTTCGTTCCTGTTGCTACCAGTGAACCAAATTCCGTCTTCCAACGTGTTCAAAACCCATTGAACCTTGCTTCCGGTGTTGACAACGGCAATACTCCATACGAAACTAACAAGTTCTACACGAACTTGATCGTTGGCTCCCAGGAATCAGGTGCCTTTGTATACCCATACGttatattcaaaaacacCAACGGTATTGGAATCCAACACACCAAGGCTTCCCAACAAGTCGTGTCTTCCACATCTTTGGTTAACCCATTGGGTATCTCATCCTTCATTGTTACCAGTGCCGAATTCGCGTCTGGTTCTAGCAGTATGAACTTCAAAGTCACAAACATGTTCCACAGTAGTTGTGATGTTCAAATGGTGTCCTCCAACGATGCATCTGATTATATCGAGTCCCCATTGGTTCAAGGTATGGGTTTCGTTTCTTCTATTTTCCACGGTAAGCTAACTCCACAATTGCAATCATCTGTTGGCTTCTCTACTTTGTCACAAGAAACCTCCGAAAACTTAGCTACTGGTATCTTGAAGTACCGTGTTACTTTACTCAACGGCGTTGATTGGTTGGTCTACGTCactcttccttcttctctagcTAGTAACCAAGTGTCGCTAGCCATCAACAACGGTGATATTCAATTCACCCTCAACAATGGCAATGCTTACGGAGATGGAATGATTATTCAGATCGCAGAGGCTCCAAACGATTCTGCATCCGAGACCTACTATGACTCTGCAGCTGGTATGTACTTGAAGAGCATGGATCTTTCTGGTACTAGTGATGGTAACACTGccaatttcaaattctCATATGAAACCGAAGGTACTTCTGCCAGCGGTGCCACTGTCATTTTCACACTTCCACATCACTCCAAGTCTCTAACTTCGAACATGCAACAGGCTAATACCGGTATCGAGATTGCCTCTACCACTAAGGGTAACATGACCGGGTTCCTAACCACCGAGTTGGAATTTGAAACACAATTAAACGCCAATGTCAACTGGCTACCATGGTCCGAACAAAAGGGATCCAACGCTTTGACATACACCAGTGATCAATTGCAACTTCTTGCCCAAGTCGCTAATGATGAATTGCAAGTTAACATTAAGCAATCGATCCAAGGTTTGAACACATACTATTTGGGTAAAGTGTTGGACAAATATGCCTTCATCTTGTTAACTGTCAGTGACATCATCAAGGATTCCACTGTCGCTAAGCAAACACTTGAACTCATGAAAGAAGCATTCGCTGTTGTTGCCGCTAACCAACAGCTCTACCCCTTGGACTACGACACCAAGTATGGTGGTATCATTTCTAGCGGTGATCTAGCATCGACCTCAACACAATACGATTTCGGTAACACGTACTATAATGACCACCACTTCCATTACGGATACATCATCcatgctgctgctgtcaTTGGGCATGTTGACCAACAATACGGTTCTGGCGACTGGGCTTCCGAAAACAAGGATATTGTCGAGGCCTTGATCCGTGATGTTGCAAACCCATCATTATTAGACACATATTTCCCACAATTCAGAAGTTTCGATTGGTTCAACGGTCACTCATGGGCTGCCGGTTTGTACGAGAACGGTAACGGTAAGAATGAAGAGTCCTCCAGCGAGGACTACCATTTCGCTTACGGTATGAAGCTCTGGGGTGAAGTTACCAACAACGAATCTATGAACCGTCTAGGTTCATTGATGTTGAACATCTTGAGAGACAGTATGCAGGACTACTTCTTATACACAGATGACAACACAGTTGAACCATCATTAATCGTTGCCAACAAGGTCAGTGGTATTCTCTTTGACAACATCATCGACTACACTACTTACTTCGGTACCAACACAGAATACATCCATGGTATCCACATGTTGCCTCTAACTCCTGCATCAGGATTGATTAGATCTACTGAGTTTGTGCAACAAGAATGGAACGAGAAGCTAGCATCAATAATAGACAGCTTGCAATCTGGCTGGGCGGGTATTCTACGCTTGAACCAGGCATTGTTCGACCCTAAATCTTCCTACGACTTCTTCTCCCAGAGCAATTTCGACAGCACCACCTACCTCGACAACGGTATGAGTCGGACCTGGGCACTAGCTTACGCTGGTGGTTTGCAGTCATAG
- the TY1B-DR6 gene encoding uncharacterized protein — protein MLDTGAQISVVTDLKLLHNYTSNITRNITAANMGTLNTMGEGILILRLSNNVVVQFPAVYSEETPSNILSVMQLTAKQKITVDFYQRKMLVQDHNINIDIIHRNGFYWLSSEYLVLNETNIHSPADDDSPVSISLCHIRENTVPKKKWSLEFIHNLLAHVNIKQIRKSISNGDIRFIKLEDIDWSDMNSFTCQYCNIGKGKFHDHFTDSRDVYMKTFKKFEYLHTDIMGPFREDNTIPPNYLITFSDEVTKYRWIFPMSLASEHQVSAIMRKLISNIRTQQGVRVKEILMDQGSQYTGRMVRDLLDEFGIEGKYTSTGDKRSNGVAERLNRTLLDDARTLLASANLPEFLWYDAAEFAVIVRNSMHMRKLDGSPNMAAGLGGIAINKILPFGQPVVVYYNTGKKTLPRGKIVYALHPAKQSYGYTFYDPSSKQTMETTNYKIINTIQGDYLNSEENLDTLNQVDDIVRQRSNDPSTDSQRHITHRNQREQDYISQERDPTDEPQQPESDSTETHGNYLRTHKNEFQKGIATHTLGKDSRYPVRNSSDVPSQSPQEVQETLPVALSPASPPNNIFISQERLMEEEARSVKHPTKHVPAENGKRPAQRDELGVSTKRPNTKASPEQCSPIPEHLSHNDDTTDTSSLNEEERRSLYDKLSAKYRDSSIELQSTDSLYGGGGSDIGDLSNPDKQIMGIISCTKTELKINDSKSDQNHEHQIDAIVNMLIQENPVQTYDNIKHENRVKIPLVNSLKMVRSLPNTKIDRSLSYSQAITKNSNHQEREAFKEAYDSEIAQLMRRGTWDTTEVDIKSIEPHKLLNTMFIFTTKRDGRKKCRLVVRGDLQHWSTYEKHLESNTIHHYALMTILSVALEENMIVKQLDITAAYLYADLKEELYIRTPPHMKMPNKAFRLRKSLYGLKQSDANWYGTITSFLKERCGLKEDKIWSCVFTKEPPLSIIVCIFVDDIIVTGKDTQEIERFLEQLRSTYETKLVHDGKMGEDGTARYDILGLDLEYKRNGYMKFGMLDILSHKLPLLNLPLREGSRYNQAPVSSSSEPPKVDKNLYVTEKDYKSNVKKLQQVVGLLSYVAHKFRFEALYHVNVLAQYQLYPTDEVMKWANESVQYFWNTKEKRLVWTKNKTPVDYEFTIISDASDRCEPEGKSRLGWFYEIYGHKISARSTKSSYVCDSSTGAEICAMKEATKFDFAISALLFTLTGKRPRVRLLSDNKPALGRITNPNSTVSPFKPTFTRTMELREKHNEGLCDFTYIPTEQNVADILTKVLSAKRFNRLTNGWLI, from the coding sequence ATGCTTGACACGGGAGCACAAATATCAGTGGTTACTGACTTGAAACTACTCCACAACTACACCAGCAACATTACAAGAAACATAACAGCCGCCAACATGGGAACATTAAACACTATGGGCGAAggaatattgatattacGTTTATCCAATAACGTAGTAGTTCAATTCCCGGCTGTATactcagaagaaacaccctcaaatattttaagCGTAATGCAATTAACAGCTAAACAAAAGATTACGGTAGATTtctaccaaagaaagatgcTAGTCCAGGATcacaatatcaatatcgaTATTATTCACCGAAATGGATTCTATTGGCTATCGAGTGAGTATCTGGTTCTAAATGAGACAAATATCCACTCGCCAGCCGATGACGATTCCCCGGTAAGTATTTCGTTGTGTCACATAAGAGAGAACACAGTACCTAAGAAAAAATGGTCATTAGAGTTCATACATAACTTATTGGCACACGTCaatataaaacaaattaGGAAATCAATCTCCAATGGTGATATACGATTCATAAAACTTGAAGACATAGATTGGTCTGATATGAACTCGTTTACTTGCCAATATTGTAACATTGGTAAAGGGAAATTCCATGATCACTTCACAGATAGTAGAGACGTTTATATGAAGACgttcaaaaagtttgaatatcttcataCTGATATCATGGGTCCATTCCGAGAGGATAACACTATCCCACCGAACTATCTAATAACGTTTAGTGATGAGGTAACAAAGTATCGATGGATATTCCCAATGTCCCTGGCCTCAGAACATCAAGTGTCTGCTATCATGCGGAAactaatatcaaatataagaaCACAACAGGGAGTTCGAGTAAAGGAGATCCTAATGGATCAAGGCTCCCAATATACTGGACGAATGGTCCGAGACCTATTGGATGAATTTGGTATAGAAGGAAAATATACGTCTACAGGCGATAAACGTTCAAACGGAGTAGCTGAAAGGCTCAACCGTACATTATTAGATGATGCTAGAACACTTCTAGCAAGTGCCAACCTTCCAGAATTTTTATGGTACGATGCAGCTGAATTTGCAGTTATCGTTCGGAATTCGATGCATATGAGAAAACTCGACGGATCTCCGAATATGGCAGCAGGTCTCGGCGGTATCGCTATCAACAAGATATTACCATTTGGGCAACCGGTGGTAGTATACTATAACACTGGCAAGAAAACGTTGCCACGAGGTAAAATAGTTTATGCACTACACCCAGCCAAACAATCCTATGGCTATACTTTCTACGATCCTAGTTCAAAGCAAACTATGGAGACTACTAACTATAAAATCATTAACACCATCCAAGGTGACTACCTCAATAGCGAGGAAAACCTTGATACCTTGAATCAAGTAGATGACATCGTAAGACAGAGATCAAACGATCCATCTACAGATTCACAACGTCATATCACGCACAGGAATCAGCGTGAACAGGATTATATATCCCAAGAGCGGGATCCTACTGACGAACCCCAACAACCAGAGTCCGACTCAACTGAGACTCATGGTAATTACCTAAGAACTCATAAGAACGAGTTTCAAAAGGGTATAGCGACCCATACATTAGGAAAGGATTCGAGATACCCAGTTCGAAATTCTTCGGACGTACCATCGCAATCACCACAGGAAGTACAGGAAACACTTCCAGTTGCGCTATCCCCTGCATCACCTCCCAATAACATATTTATTAGTCAAGAGCGACTAATGGAGGAGGAAGCACGGTCGGTAAAGCATCCGACAAAGCATGTTCCTGCCGAGAATGGCAAACGACCAGCGCAACGGGATGAACTTGGTGTCTCTACCAAAAGGCCGAACACTAAGGCGTCCCCAGAACAATGTTCACCTATACCTGAACACTTGTCGCATAACGACGACACCACAGATACCTCTTCACTCAATGAGGAGGAACGCCGATCACTCTATGACAAATTATCTGCCAAATACAGAGATTCCTCGATTGAACTTCAATCTACGGACTCTCTGTACGGGGGTGGAGGATCTGACATAGGCGATCTAAGTAACCCAgataaacaaataatgGGTATTATCAGCTGTACTAAAACAGAGCTGAAGATTAATGATTCGAAGTCGGATCAAAATCATGAACATCAAATCGATGCCATCGTAAACATGCTGATACAGGAAAATCCTGTACAGACCTACGACAACATAAAGCACGAAAATCGTGTGAAGATCCCATTAGTGAACTCACTGAAAATGGTTAGGTCTTTACCAAACACGAAGATCGATCGTTCTTTATCTTATTCACAAGcaataacaaagaacagTAACCATCAAGAGAGGGAAGCCTTCAAGGAAGCTTACGACAGTGAGATCGCACAACTCATGAGAAGAGGTACATGGGATACAACAGAGGTTGATATAAAGTCAATTGAACCACACAAACTATTGAACACAATGTTCATATTTACTACCAAAAGAGATGGTAGAAAGAAATGCAGACTAGTAGTAAGGGGAGACCTGCAACACTGGTCTACATATGAGAAACATCTAGAGTCCAATACCATACACCATTATGCTCTAATGACAATATTGAGCGTAGCACtcgaagaaaacatgaTTGTCAAACAGTTAGACATCACTGCTGCTTATTTGTATGCAGACCTCAAAGAGGAACTGTATATAAGAACCCCTCCTCATATGAAAATGCCAAATAAAGCATTCAGATTAAGGAAGTCTCTTTATGGATTAAAGCAGAGTGATGCAAATTGGTACGGGACAATCACTTCGTTCCTTAAGGAAAGATGTGGCCTGAAAGAGGATAAAATATGGTCCTGTGTGTTCACAAAAGAACCACCATTGTCCATCATCGTTTGCATCTTTGTCGATGACATCATTGTTACCGGGAAGGATACGcaagaaatagaaagatTCTTAGAACAACTAAGATCGACATACGAGACAAAACTCGTTCATGATGGTAAAATGGGAGAAGATGGAACCGCCAGGTACGATATACTTGGACTAGACTTGgaatacaaaagaaatggatACATGAAATTCGGAATGTTAGACATATTGTCTCACAAATTACCGCTTTTGAATTTACCACTGAGAGAAGGTTCTAGGTACAACCAAGCTCCAGTTTCCTCAAGTTCCGAACCACCAAAGGTGGATAAGAATCTTTATGTAACCGAAAAGGATTACAAGTCAAATGTGAAAAAGCTACAACAAGTAGTGGGATTACTATCATATGTTGCACATAAATTTAGGTTTGAAGCATTATATCACGTAAATGTTCTTGCTCAGTATCAATTGTACCCCACTGATGAAGTCATGAAATGGGCAAACGAGTCAGTACAATACTTCTGGAACACAAAGGAAAAGCGTCTAGTATGGACAAAAAACAAGACTCCAGTAGACTATGAATTCACAATAATATCTGATGCATCGGATAGATGCGAACCTGAAGGAAAGTCCAGACTAGGATGGTTTTACGAGATCTACGGTCACAAAATTTCGGCCAGATCGACAAAATCAAGTTATGTATGTGATTCATCTACTGGTGCTGAGATATGTGCGATGAAAGAAGCTACGAAGTTCGACTTTGCAATAAGTGCATTGTTATTCACCTTAACAGGAAAGAGACCAAGAGTTAGACTACTATCAGATAACAAACCTGCGTTAGGTAGGATCACCAACCCTAACTCCACTGTGTCCCCATTCAAACCTACGTTTACAAGAACAATGGAATTAAGAGAAAAACATAATGAAGGTCTATGTGATTTCACATATATTCCTACAGAACAAAATGTAGCGGATATACTGACGAAAGTATTGTCAGCAAAGAGATTCAATCGATTAACAAATGGATGGTTGATATAG